The genomic DNA GCGTCCACAAGACCCTGGCCGGGCTGCTCGACGTGTGGCGTCACACCGGCAACACCCAGGCGCGCGACGTACTGCTGGCGTTCGCCGGCTGGGTCGACTGGCGGACGAGCCGGCTGACCGCCAACCAGATGCAGGCCATGCTGGGCACCGAGTTCGGCGGGATGAACGCCGTCCTGACCGACCTGTACCAGCAGACCGGCGACGCGCGCTGGCTGACCGCCGCCCAGCGGTTCGACCACGCCGCCGTGTTCAACCCTCTCGCGGCGAATCAGGACCAGCTCAACGGCCTGCACGCCAACACCCAGGTGCCCAAGTGGATCGGCGCCGCCCGGGAGTACAAGGCCACCGGCACGACCCGCTACCGCGACATCGCCGCCAACGCCTGGCGTATCACCGCCAACGCGCACACCTACGCGATCGGAGGCAACAGCCAGGCCGAGCACTTCCGGGCGCCCAACGCCATCGCCGCGCACCTGACCCGGGATACCGCCGAGGCCTGCAACACCTACAACGTGCTGAAACTGACGCGGGAGCTGTGGCTGCTGGACCCGAACCGGGCGGAGTACTTCGACTACTACGAGGGAGCGCTGCTCAACCACCTCATCGGCCAGCAGAACCCCGCCGACGCCCACGGGCACGTCACCTATTTCACTCCGCTCAACCCCGGCGGTCGCCGGGGCGTCGGCCCGGCCTGGGGCGGCGGCACGTGGAGCACCGACTACGACTCCTTCTGGTGCTGCCAGGGGACCGGTATCGAGACGAACACCAAGCTGATGGACTCCGTCTACTTCCACAACGGCACGACGCTGACGGTGAACCTGTACACCCCGTCGGTGCTGAACTGGACCCAGCGCGGCATCACGGTCACTCAGACGACCTCCTTCCCGGTGAGCGACACCGTCTCGCTCCAGGTCACCGGCAACGTCAGCGGCTCGTGGTCGATGCGCGTCCGCGTCCCCGCCTGGACGAGCGGCGCCACGATCAGCGTCAACGGCGCTCAGCAGAGCATCGCCACCACGCCTGGCTCGTACGCGACGATCACCCGGTCATGGACCTCGGGCGACACCGTGACCGTGCGCCTGCCGATGCGCGTGGTCATGAAAGCCGCCAACGACAACCCGGGCGTCCAGGCGATCACCTACGGGCCGCTGGTGCTGTCGGGCAACTACGGCAACACCGCGCTGTCGGCGCTGCCGTCGCTGGTCCCCACATCGGTCACCCGGACGAGCACGTCGGCACTCACGTTCACGGCGACCGCCGACACCGCGACCGTCAACCTCGTCCCGTTCTACGACGCCCACGGCCACAACTACACCGTTTACTGGAACGCCAACGGCCAGGGCGGCACGGGGACGGCGAGCTTCCGGCTGCACAACGCGGCCACCGGGCTCGTCCTCGGTGTCCAGAACATGTCCACGGCCGACGGCGGCCTGGCCGTGCAGTGGGCGGACAACGGCACCGCCGACCACGACTGGGCACTGGTCGTGGACGGCGGTGCCGTCAAACTGCGCAACGTCAACAGTGGCAAGGTCCTGGGCGTGGAGAACATGGCCACCACGGACGACGCCCGCGTGCTGCAGTGGGGCGACACGGGCACCGCCGACCATCGGTGGACGGTCGTGGACGCCGGAGACGGGACCCACAAGCTCCGCAACGTCAACAGCGGCAAGCTACTGGCCGTCCTGAACGGCTCCACGAGCCAGGGCGCGCAGGTGGTCCAGGACGCCGACAACGGCAGCGGCGACAACCGGTGGCGCTTCCTGCCCAACGGTGCGCGCCGCATCCAGAACCTCGCCAGTGGCATGGTGCTGGGCGTGACGAACATGTCCACCTCCGACGGCGGCCTGGTGATCCAATGGGGCGACTCCGGCACCGCCGACCACCTGTGGACGGCCGTGACCGACACGGGCGGCTACGTCAAACTGCGCAACTCCAACAGCGGCAAGGTCCTCGGCGTCGAGAACGCCTCGACGAGCGCAGGCGCCCGAGTGGTCCAGTGGGCCGACAACGGCACCGACGACCACCGCTGGCGACTCCGGTACGGCGCCAACGGCTCCTTCCGCATCCAATGCGCCAACGGCGGCCGCGTCCTGGGCGTCAGCGGCGGATCCACCGCGCAGGGTGCTCAGGTCGTGCTGGCTGACGACACCGGCGCCAACGACCGCCTGTGGCGATTTCTGTGAGTGATCCACCATGGACGACGCGACCGCCGAGAGCATGAAGAACCAGCACCTGATCACCATCAACCAGGACCCGCTCGGCCTTCGGGCCGTCCGGATCGGCGACGACGGCACGCGCCGCCTACCGGCCAGACGCCCGAACCACGGCGACCGGCTCAGGATCGCGTTCACGGGCCGAAATTGTCGGTGCCGGGCGCAATGATGGGATCATGACCGACGCACCCCCCAGCACTCTCCTCGCCGATCAGTCCGCCTACGCCGAAGCCGTTCAGCTCGCCCTGGACGCCGCTGCGGCCTACTACCGCGACGGCACGTCCGCGCTGGACGACGACGCCTACGACCGGCTGGTCCGGGGCATCCAGGCGTACGAGGCCGAGCATCCCGACGAGGTGCTGCCGTCCTCGCCGACGGGCAAGGTGGCCGGTGGCGCGGTGGTCGGGGATGTGCCGCACACGGTGCCGATGCTGAGCCTGGACAACGTCTTCGGTGCCGATCAGCTGGTCGACTGGGCCGCGTCGCTGGAGCGCAGGCTGGGCCGGCCGGTCACGGCGTGGAGCGTGGAGCCGAAGCTCGACGGGTTGGCGATCTCCGCGCGTTACCGCGGCGGGCGGCTGGCGCAGCTGGTCACCCGGGGTGACGGGACCGCGGGTGAGGACGTGAGCCACGCGATCGGCACCATCGTGGGGCTGCCCGCGAGGCTGGCCGAGCCGGTCACGGTGGAGCTGCGCGGCGAGGTGATGATGACCGCGTCGCAGTTCGAGGACGCGTGCGCCAAGCGCCAGGCGCACGACGGCACCACGTTCGCCAACCCGCGCAGCGCCGCCGCCGGCGCGCTGCGCGCCCGGTTGTGGCCCTACGTGTGCGAGCTGACGTTCTTCGGCTACGGCGCGCTGCCGCATCCCGACGACGTCTCCGAGCAGGCCACGCGGCTGCGTGAGCTGCCGCACAGCGAGGTCATGGCGTGGGTCGCCGGCCAGGGCGTGCAGACCACCGCCGTCACCGACGTCGGCGGGATCGTCGCCTCCACCCTGGAGCAGGTCCAGGAGCGGGTCGAACAGATCGCCGCCAAACGGGCCGATCTGACCTTCGGTATCGACGGCATCGTGATCAAATGTGATCTCGCCGCCGACCAGGCACAGGCCGGCTTCAGCTCGCGTGCGCCCCGGTGGGCGACCGCCTACAAGCTGCCCGCCACCGAAAAGATCACCAAGCTGCTCGACGTGGAGTGGAACGTCGGCCGCACCGGCATCATCGCCCCGCGCGCCGTGCTGGAGCCGGTCGAGCTCGACGGCAGCGTCGTCACCTACGCCACCTTGCACAACGCCTCCGACATCGCCCGCCGCGGCCTGATGCTCGGCGATCATGTGACCGTCTACAAGGCGGGCGACGTCATCCCGCGCGTCGAGGCCCCGGTCGTCCACCTGCGCACCGGCGAGGAGCGGCCGATCGCGATCCCGCAGGTCTGCCCGACCTGCGGCGACGCCATCGACGCCGCACAGGAGCGGTGGCGGTGCGTGCGCGGTCGCGCCTGCCGGGTCATCGCCTCCATCGGCTACGCCGCCGGTCGCGACCAGCTCGACATCGAAGGCCTGGCGGAGAAGCGCATCCGGCAGATGCTGGACGCCGGGCTGATCGCCGACTTCGCCGACCTGTTCTACCTGACCCGCGAGCAGCTGCTGGGCCTGGACCGGATGGGCGAGACCAGCACCGACAATCTGCTGGCCGCCCTGGAGAGGGCCAAGGCGCAACCGCTCAGCAGGGTGTTCTGCGCGCTGGGCGTGCGCGGCACCGGCCGCTCCATGAGCCGCCGCATCGCCCGGCACTTCGGCAGCATGGACGCCATCCGCGCGGCCGACGCCGCGGCGATCGAGGTGGTCGAGGGCATCGGCCCGAAGAAGGCACCGTCGGTGGTGGCCGAGCTGGCCGAGCTGGCCGACCTCATCGACAAGCTGGTCAAGGCCGGGGTCACCATGACCGAGCCCGGCTGGACGCCACCCGCCGATCCCGACGCCGGTGCCGACACCGAGGCGAGCGGCGCGGCCGAGCGGCCGCTGACCGGGATGTCCGTCGTGGTCACCGGCGCGATGAGCGGGGAGCTGGCGGCGCTGACCCGCAACGAGATGAACGAGCTGATCGAACGCGCCGGGGGCAAGGCGTCCTCCAGCGTCTCGGCGAAGACTTCGCTGCTGGTGGCCGGGGAGAAGGCGGGTTCCAAGCGGACCAAGGCCGAGAGTCTGGGCGTGCGGATCGTCAGCCCGGAGGAGTTCGCCGGCCTCGTCAGCCCGTTCATCTGATCAGAACTGGAGCGGTCGCATCTGATCGACGAGCCTGAATCAGCCGGCGGACCTGCTCGATTCCGTCCTGCTGGACGCCGATGACCGCATCGATCAGGCCTGCGGCGGAGGCCAGGCCGTGGGCGGGCCTGCGAACGGTGTCGCCGAGGCGTACCACCCTGCGATGCGCCGCATCCTGCACGATCTCCTCGTCCGCCAGATGCCCTGAGGTTGTCTGCGGCACCGGACCGAGCGACATGACACTACGGCCCAAGGGGGTTGGGGCCGCAGACCGGTAGGGGCCGATGAGCGGGCGGTCCGTGTTCCCGCTCGAACAGGAATCCCGATCACTCTTCGTGATCGCTGAGGCTGCAAGCCTGTCCCCCTGCTCGCGCTCGCCAGCAGGGGGCGCACCAGCGCATCACTGACGCCCCTACCGAGGGATCAACCGGTTGATCAAGGACGCCGTCCGCGTGGCGCTCGGCTGTGGTTCGCTACGCGAAGGCGATGACGGCATATCTCTCATCGTGGATGGGCCGCCCCCACAGGTCGGGATCGAGGAGGGGCTCGACACGCAGAGTCTTCACCAGCGGCTGCAGCGCCTGCACAAGACGCTCGGCCTCGACCCCGCCCATCCACGGCATCGACTCGGATTCGACCTCATAGGACTGGTCCTCACCCGGCTCGGCGGTCGCCCAGCGCCCTTCGATGAGCACCAAACGCCCGCCGGGACGCAGCAAACCGATCCACCGGGACAGTGCCGCCTCGGGGTCGGGCAGGGTCCACAGCAGGTGACGGGAGAGGATCACGTCGAAGGAGGCCCCGATCTCCGCGGGCGGGTCCCCGGCATCCCCCACCATCATCACGGCATCGAAGCCGGCGGCGCTGAGTTTGCGCCGGGCCTGCTCGACCATCAACGGCGACAGATCCACTCCGGACGGCCGGTGTCCCTGTTCGGCGAGCACCAGGGACAGCGAGCCGGTGCCGCACCCCAGGTCCAGGACGTCGACCGGCGAAGCCGGCATCCACGAGCGCAACCGCCCTGCCCATGCCGCTCTGACATGGGGGTCGCGAAGACCGTGGTCGGCCTCTTCGTCGAAGGAGGCGGCGAAGGCATCCCAGAAGGACGCGATTGAAGCACTGGTTTCTGGCATCGGCAGATCATGTCACCCGGCACCGACAAGAACGCACGCCATGCCCGAACACCCTGCGTCGGTCAGAGAAAGCAAGGCCTCCTCCAGTGTCTCCGCGCGCACCTCCCCGGTCTGATCAGGATGGTTCAGGTCCTGCGCTCCGATGCTCGATGTGGGCGTCCGGTCCCGGGAAGACCAGGGCCTCATGGTCCTGGTCAAGCCAGCGGACCTCGTACGGCGGCGATCCGTCGGGATGGTGCAACGCGGTGATGACGCCGATGCGGCGCGGCTCGCCCAAATGGGTGCTTTCAACGACCAGCCGGTCCCCGATGTCTGCCTTCATGGCTGACCCCTTCCTTCTTCTCTCCTACATTCCCCGTTCTGCCCATGTGTGCGCACCGGCCACCCATCGGTCGACATGGAAGGACTCGCTCTTGACCTGGGATCGGTGAGTTGATCGGTGTCCGCCGGGGTGCCGGTGGGCGATCTGTCCGGCGGACGGCTCGCCCGGTTGGGCCGCCGGCCGCCCGTTCAAGCCTTTTCCGACCGCGAAGATCCAGGTCACACCATGATCCCAGTCGACTGAAAGCCTGGTATGCCCGGGTCTGTCGCTGATATACACCGGGAGGAACCCAGAAGGGGAACGGCATGCGCAGGCGATGGCTCCTCGCGGTGATCACGTCGGTGGTGGCGATCATCGTTACCGGTGTGTACGCGCTGGCGGTCACCCCGGGCGAGGTGGTGGCCTCCTCGCCGGAGCGGTCCGGCCGCTCCGCCGAACCGGCCGGGGAACCGTCGCCCGCCCCGAAGCCCATGCTCACCTTCCTCCCGGAGCCCACCCCCACTCCCACCTCGGCCCCACCGGCCGATCCAGGCCGGGCCGCGGCGGACTATCTCGCCGCCTGGCAGGCCGGAGACCTCTCCTCCATGACCGGCATGGTGGTCGACCCGCCGGCCGACTTCGCCGAACGGCACCGGAGGTTCGACACCGAACTACAGGTCTCGTCGCTGTCCCTCACTCCCGGTGAGCCGCGCCGTCAGGGCGAGGAGGCGGCGGAGGTGCCCTTCCAGGGGGTACGGGAGGTGAGGGGGCTGGGGCCGTGGCCGTTCTCCTCGGTCCTGCGTCTGGCGCTGCGGGCCGGGGTCTGGAAGGTCCGCTGGACCCCGGAGACGCTGCACCCCTCGCTCGGAGACGGCGGAAGCCTGCGGATCAAGGAGACCCGGGTGCTCCGACCGGCCACGCTCACCCGTGAGGGCGTGCCCTTCCCCCGTGACAGCAGGGCGGGTGGCTACCTCACCGGGCTGGACGACACGGCGGCCGAGCTGGCACTGGAGGAGGTCCCCTCGGGCCGGACGCTACTGGCCTCGTCGGCCCCGCAGCGCTCGGGGACGCGCAGCACGATCTCCCAGCCGGTGCAGGCCGCCGCCGCCCGTGCCCTGGACGGCATGGAACGGCCCGCCGCGATCGTGGCCGTGGACGTCCCGACCGGTCAGGTGCGCGCGGTGGCGGACACCCTGGGCGGCAAATGGGCGTTCAACGGCCTTTACCCGCCCGGATCGACGTTCAAGGTGGTGACCGCCGCCGCGCTGCTGCGCAGCGGCCTGACCCCGGAGTCACCGGTCGCGTGCCCGGCCGCCTACACCATCCCGAACTCCAGGGGCTTCAGCAACGACGGCGGCGCCGATCACGGCACTGTGACCCTCACCATGGCCTTCGCGTTCTCCTGCAACACCACTTTCGTCCAGCAGGCCTACGAGCGGCTGCGCGAGGACCGGCTCCGCGCCGAGGCCGCCGACAGCTTCGGATTCCGGGAGAAGCCGGGCCTGAGCTCCTGCCGGATCCGGCCGCACGCGGACCTGAACGAGCTGGGTTCCGACGCCATCGGCCAGAACTCGGTGCAGGCCAGCCCACTCTGCATGGCCGAGGTCGCCGCCGCGGTCGCGAGCGGGGTCTGGAAGCCTGCGATCATGACCGACGGGCCTCCCGCCGGCTCACCGTCCCCGGTGCCGCTGGACGCGGGCGTGGTCGCCGGTCTGCGTACGATGATGGGCGCCGTGGTCACCCAGGGCACGGCCGCCCAGGCCGGCCTCCCGCCGGACACCGCGGGCAAGACCGGCACCGCCGAGGTCGCCGGGGCGGAGTCGCACGCCTGGTTCATCGGCTACCGCGGCTCCCTGGCCTTCGCGGTGTTCGTCCAGAACGGCGGCAGCGGCGGCAAGGTGGCCGCCCCACTCGCCGCGAGGTTCCTCAAGGCGCTCTGACCTGTACCTCCTATGCGTCGACGAGCTCGGCTACATGGAACTCGACCGGCCCGGCGCCGAGCTCCTGCAGTTCACCGCCGACTGGCTCGATGGAGCGCCACCGCGTCGGCCTGGCGGCGGGTGCATGGCCTTATGGTGTCGTGCACGGCGAAGCTCTGGCTCATGTAGGGGCACACGAGGGTGTTATGGTCGCGCCATGCCACGTACGGACAGGGCGTCGCGGGTGATCGCTGCGCCACCCGATCGCGTCTGGGCCACACTCGTCGATCGCGAGGCGCTCATGGCATGGCTCCCTCCAACCGGGATGACTGGCAGATTCGAGCGATTCGACGCCCAGCCGGGCGGGTCGTACCGGTTGGTGCTGACCTATTCCGACGCATCTGGCGCGCCCGGCAAGGCGACCGTGGATTCCGACATCGTCGAGGCTCGCTTCGTCGATATCGTCCCCGGTGTTCAGGTCGTGCAGGCGGTGGACTTCGTCTCCGACGATCCTGCCTACGCCGGCACGATGACCATGATCTGGGAGGTCACCGCTGTCGAAGCGGGGACGCGCGTCGAGATCGTTGCCGAGGACGTCCCGGACGGCATCTCCGCGGAGGATCACGCCGCGGGGCTCGCCTCCTCCCTGACGAATCTCGCCGCCTACGTGGAGCAGTAGCCCTCGCTGATGCCGTGTCAGGCAAGGTCTGCCCTGTCGTGAGGTGATGCGCCGTCTCTGTGCTGTGCCTGGCGGCAGGTGGCCGTCGCCCTGTCCGGATGACAGAGCGAGTGCGCGTGCACGAGATCAAGAAAATCGCCAAGTCCAAGCCGACCGAGCACGACCTGCCGTTTTCGACCTGGAGCCTGACCAAGCCGGCCGGCTTACTGGTCGCCGAGGAAGCGGTCGACGACCTCAGCCACGAGGGCCTGCGCATCCTGCTCTGCGAGGAAGGCGTCTCCTTTCAACGCCTGAAGGCCTGGAAGATCTCCCGCGACCCGGACTACGCGCCAAGAAGGCCCGCGTCGAACACCTCTACGCGATCGCCGAGGTCATACCCGAAGCGGGCGAGCCCGAAGCCGGCTTCTGCACGGACGGGTTCGGGCCGCTCGACCTGATGCCCCATCCGGTCCGGCAGTGGGCCGAACGCGGCGGCAAGCACAAGGAGCCCGGCCGTGAACCACGCCGCCGGCGGCGCGCGAGTGAAAACGGCAGACCTGGGCGATGCCCCTGGGCCCGCTTGGAGAGGAGGTGCCAAGTCGCGTCCTCCGACGGCACCGCGATGAATGTTTCACCGGAAGCCGCTACAGGGCTTCGACGAACGAACCCCCTCGCCTCATCGAAGAGCACACGAAATCCACCTCCCAGAGGGTCCCGATACCCTGCCCCGGACGCCCTGTGGGCACGCTCCAATACCCCAAGAGAGCGCTTTCTCCTACCCTTGCCTAATGGAACTAGCGGAGATCCGCACCTACCCCATCAAGTCCACCAAAGGCATCCTCCGCCCATCCGCTCAAGTCCTCCCCTGGGGTCTGGAAGGCGACCGCCGCTGGGCTGCGGTGGACCCGCTGGGAGAAGTGATCTGGGTAGGCGAACACCCCCGACTCCTCTCGGTTTCGGCCACCGAAACCCCCGAAGGCGGCCTCCGCCTGTCGGCGAAGGGCATGGACGAACTCAAGGTCCCTCCGGCCACCGGCGACACGATCCCGGCAGGTTTCTCCAACCTCGACCGAGCCGTGCTCGCCCACGCCGACGCCCATGAATGGTTCACCCGCCTGCTCGGCAAGCCCGCCCGCCTCATCTGGCTGGACACCAGACGCCGGACCATGACCGAGGAACACGGCGGCCTCTGGGACGCACCCCTCCTGCTCATCTCCAGGAGTTCGCTCCAGCGCCTGGACGACTGGATCGCCGAAGACGCCATGGAACGCCAGGAGCACCCCCCGGACCCCCTCGACATCGCCCGCTTCCGGCCCAACGCCGTCATCGACGGCGCGGAACCCTTCGCGGAGGACGCCTGGACGTCGGTCCGCATCGGCGAGATCGACATGAAGGCGGCGTCGACCGCCGGGTCGAACAGGTGGGCCCGGTCCCAGTCCAGGAGACGGCGACGGCCGCGCGATCCCCGAACATCGTCACCGGCGTCAGCGGCTCTGGCACCGCGAACGGCAGCCCACAAGCCGCGATCACCCGTAGCAGTTCGGTCCGGCGCGGCAGGGCCGCCGCCCCCGACGGACGCTGACTGATCCGCACGGCCGCGACCCCCGGAAGCAGCACAACGTCGTGCATCCCGCCCCGGAAGAACCGTGCCGCGTCAAGAGAGGCACCCGGCATGAGCGCGTCGGCCATCTCCAGCAACCGGGCGGGTACCTGGTCACTCACTCCTCAACCTCTTCCTTCGGAAGTTCACCGGCCGGCAGCGAACCTCTGACAGCACTGGGGCCGACTCCATTCGGCTCGAACATGCCGGCGCCGCATCCCGGACGTGAATCGGCCGCGCCCGCGGCGCACGGTGTCCACGTGCAGGTGGTTTCGGCGGCGATCCGGGCGTTGCTGCGGCCTCGTGCTGCCAGGAGCACGATCGTCGCC from Streptosporangium sp. NBC_01756 includes the following:
- a CDS encoding class I SAM-dependent methyltransferase, producing the protein MPETSASIASFWDAFAASFDEEADHGLRDPHVRAAWAGRLRSWMPASPVDVLDLGCGTGSLSLVLAEQGHRPSGVDLSPLMVEQARRKLSAAGFDAVMMVGDAGDPPAEIGASFDVILSRHLLWTLPDPEAALSRWIGLLRPGGRLVLIEGRWATAEPGEDQSYEVESESMPWMGGVEAERLVQALQPLVKTLRVEPLLDPDLWGRPIHDERYAVIAFA
- a CDS encoding MOSC domain-containing protein; translation: MELAEIRTYPIKSTKGILRPSAQVLPWGLEGDRRWAAVDPLGEVIWVGEHPRLLSVSATETPEGGLRLSAKGMDELKVPPATGDTIPAGFSNLDRAVLAHADAHEWFTRLLGKPARLIWLDTRRRTMTEEHGGLWDAPLLLISRSSLQRLDDWIAEDAMERQEHPPDPLDIARFRPNAVIDGAEPFAEDAWTSVRIGEIDMKAASTAGSNRWARSQSRRRRRPRDPRTSSPASAALAPRTAAHKPRSPVAVRSGAAGPPPPTDAD
- a CDS encoding DUF1918 domain-containing protein, with amino-acid sequence MKADIGDRLVVESTHLGEPRRIGVITALHHPDGSPPYEVRWLDQDHEALVFPGPDAHIEHRSAGPEPS
- the ligA gene encoding NAD-dependent DNA ligase LigA, which codes for MTDAPPSTLLADQSAYAEAVQLALDAAAAYYRDGTSALDDDAYDRLVRGIQAYEAEHPDEVLPSSPTGKVAGGAVVGDVPHTVPMLSLDNVFGADQLVDWAASLERRLGRPVTAWSVEPKLDGLAISARYRGGRLAQLVTRGDGTAGEDVSHAIGTIVGLPARLAEPVTVELRGEVMMTASQFEDACAKRQAHDGTTFANPRSAAAGALRARLWPYVCELTFFGYGALPHPDDVSEQATRLRELPHSEVMAWVAGQGVQTTAVTDVGGIVASTLEQVQERVEQIAAKRADLTFGIDGIVIKCDLAADQAQAGFSSRAPRWATAYKLPATEKITKLLDVEWNVGRTGIIAPRAVLEPVELDGSVVTYATLHNASDIARRGLMLGDHVTVYKAGDVIPRVEAPVVHLRTGEERPIAIPQVCPTCGDAIDAAQERWRCVRGRACRVIASIGYAAGRDQLDIEGLAEKRIRQMLDAGLIADFADLFYLTREQLLGLDRMGETSTDNLLAALERAKAQPLSRVFCALGVRGTGRSMSRRIARHFGSMDAIRAADAAAIEVVEGIGPKKAPSVVAELAELADLIDKLVKAGVTMTEPGWTPPADPDAGADTEASGAAERPLTGMSVVVTGAMSGELAALTRNEMNELIERAGGKASSSVSAKTSLLVAGEKAGSKRTKAESLGVRIVSPEEFAGLVSPFI
- a CDS encoding penicillin-binding transpeptidase domain-containing protein, coding for MRRRWLLAVITSVVAIIVTGVYALAVTPGEVVASSPERSGRSAEPAGEPSPAPKPMLTFLPEPTPTPTSAPPADPGRAAADYLAAWQAGDLSSMTGMVVDPPADFAERHRRFDTELQVSSLSLTPGEPRRQGEEAAEVPFQGVREVRGLGPWPFSSVLRLALRAGVWKVRWTPETLHPSLGDGGSLRIKETRVLRPATLTREGVPFPRDSRAGGYLTGLDDTAAELALEEVPSGRTLLASSAPQRSGTRSTISQPVQAAAARALDGMERPAAIVAVDVPTGQVRAVADTLGGKWAFNGLYPPGSTFKVVTAAALLRSGLTPESPVACPAAYTIPNSRGFSNDGGADHGTVTLTMAFAFSCNTTFVQQAYERLREDRLRAEAADSFGFREKPGLSSCRIRPHADLNELGSDAIGQNSVQASPLCMAEVAAAVASGVWKPAIMTDGPPAGSPSPVPLDAGVVAGLRTMMGAVVTQGTAAQAGLPPDTAGKTGTAEVAGAESHAWFIGYRGSLAFAVFVQNGGSGGKVAAPLAARFLKAL
- a CDS encoding SRPBCC domain-containing protein produces the protein MIAAPPDRVWATLVDREALMAWLPPTGMTGRFERFDAQPGGSYRLVLTYSDASGAPGKATVDSDIVEARFVDIVPGVQVVQAVDFVSDDPAYAGTMTMIWEVTAVEAGTRVEIVAEDVPDGISAEDHAAGLASSLTNLAAYVEQ
- a CDS encoding beta-L-arabinofuranosidase domain-containing protein; this translates as MSPLSRRRLLQTAGITAAAAAAGQFPGTAPAFAEVAPIRADIGVSAYAFEFGQVRLTSGRWLDNQNRTLSYLRFVDVNRLLYVFRANHRLSTQGAAANGGWDAPGFPFRSHMQGHFLTAWAQAYAVTGDTTCRDKANTMVAELAKCQANNGAAGFNAGYLSGFPESDFTALEARTLSNGNVPYYCVHKTLAGLLDVWRHTGNTQARDVLLAFAGWVDWRTSRLTANQMQAMLGTEFGGMNAVLTDLYQQTGDARWLTAAQRFDHAAVFNPLAANQDQLNGLHANTQVPKWIGAAREYKATGTTRYRDIAANAWRITANAHTYAIGGNSQAEHFRAPNAIAAHLTRDTAEACNTYNVLKLTRELWLLDPNRAEYFDYYEGALLNHLIGQQNPADAHGHVTYFTPLNPGGRRGVGPAWGGGTWSTDYDSFWCCQGTGIETNTKLMDSVYFHNGTTLTVNLYTPSVLNWTQRGITVTQTTSFPVSDTVSLQVTGNVSGSWSMRVRVPAWTSGATISVNGAQQSIATTPGSYATITRSWTSGDTVTVRLPMRVVMKAANDNPGVQAITYGPLVLSGNYGNTALSALPSLVPTSVTRTSTSALTFTATADTATVNLVPFYDAHGHNYTVYWNANGQGGTGTASFRLHNAATGLVLGVQNMSTADGGLAVQWADNGTADHDWALVVDGGAVKLRNVNSGKVLGVENMATTDDARVLQWGDTGTADHRWTVVDAGDGTHKLRNVNSGKLLAVLNGSTSQGAQVVQDADNGSGDNRWRFLPNGARRIQNLASGMVLGVTNMSTSDGGLVIQWGDSGTADHLWTAVTDTGGYVKLRNSNSGKVLGVENASTSAGARVVQWADNGTDDHRWRLRYGANGSFRIQCANGGRVLGVSGGSTAQGAQVVLADDTGANDRLWRFL